Within Garra rufa chromosome 9, GarRuf1.0, whole genome shotgun sequence, the genomic segment tctctctctctctctcttactctctctctctcacgcgttctctgtctatttgtgttttatgtacgtttgtctatgtgcgatcgtttgtaagtagaatagtttaataaacaaccatatattcacatataatgattctctgtgctgaattcttacattacaaaagtcacttaaactgtttcgatctcatatttctaccttaagccctattctgttcaattgttttaactccgttctggttagtaaaaatgcgttgccgtgacgacgggccaacgtcagagtaatgggtatcactgaacaatttgctggacaaagaaaccagtcgatatcattattactgttactgatcagaaactggaaattgcgtatatttaatgacgattattatacacgatttcctgtgagttaaactactttccctgactgaaatgtatgttttaaataactcatttcatcctattcattggtcataagacctggtggagttttgcagtgtatatgtgatgagagaaacagtctcatgcatatacacacatatattgatcatcttaaattctttgagctaaccaaaattctctacagtaacatactgtataaagcataaaaagtaatggccctagtactgagccttgaggtacttcatactgcacttgtgattgatatgatacctcatcATTCACTTCTAtgaattgatgccggtcagataagtaaGATTCGAACCATGCCAATGCACTagcactaatgccaacataattttcaagtctatttaaaagaatattgtggtcaatagtatcaaacgcaccactaagatccagtagcactaatagagagacgCAACCACTAAAGTAACCACCATTTATTCTTACAGATTTAACAAATGCATTACTTTAATAAGTAACCATCAGCTTATTAGTCTAATGTAACACTTGTGCCATCTAACTCCTGTATAAATGCAATAATTGATCActgctttataaaaaaaaaaacatgtctagCTGTATTATCGACATCTACcctgaaatgaaatgaaagatgcactgttaaaaaataaatataattaaacttTTATTTGTTACAGAGAATGGAACAAACAGGTTTGTTTTCAACAGCAATGCCAAGACCTGGAAAGAGGCTCAGAACTACTGCAGACGGTATTACACAGACCTGGTCATCATTCAGAATCAAACAGAGAATAACAAGCTGACTGTTCTGATGAACCCATATACACAAGCTTGGATCGGTCTGTTCAGAGACGTGTGGAAATGGTCTCTGACTCCACTTTCTTTACCTGTTTCCACTTCCTACATTACCTGGATGGCAGGACAGCCTGACATGTCAGGACTGCAAAGACCTTGTGGTGTTTCAGATTCTTCTGGTTTGATCTATGATCAGCTCTGCTCAAATGTCAATCGTTTCCTGTGCACGACTCGCCGTAAGTTCCATGTATAATTTTTAGCTACCCATCATACATTACATTACAAAATTAGGCTTGTCTATCTGTTTTTAATTCACATCTGTCTGATTCTAAATTTTATCTGTTACCATTATTTTGCtgacatttaaaacatttgactAATTTGAATAAATCAATTTTGAAGAATAAATTCTTATTCTTTATACATTTCCATGAATaaaaaagtgcttgcaattttcTAACAGGTACAAAACAACAAATTGTAAGACTGAAGGTAAAATCTAGTCAGAATCTAAATGACCCTGCAGTGACGGAGACTATTTTACAATGGGTAAGTATTAAACTTTTTTGTGTTGAAACGGCTAATCACTTAACTTTAGTTGGCACATTCCACAAATGCAGTACACATTTATGTcccaagacttttttttttttgagagtatTAGTGAATCACATCACATTACAACTATGAAAAGCCTAATTTAGGCTAAATATGCAATACTGATTTTAGATTTAGTTAAAAATTCACTTGAGTAACAAAATTGCAAATGAAATATCATGAGGCTCACCATCAGCAGTAGTTAAGTACCTACAGTGCATTTACTAACATATTTGTTACAACTAATTAGGCTGATTCTATTCCTTAGGTAAAACAGAAGCTGAAAGAAAGTGGGATAGAAAAGGACACAAGAGTGGCATGGAAAGTTCAGCAAGATGGAAATGTTTTTCACACAATTACAAACAAACCATGAcctttcaatttaatttaatttaatttaaacatatACACCTTGCCAACCCCAGTTAATTTGCACAGGTGGGGGAGGAGGGAGGACCCAATTTGCAGGTTGTGTGGTGGAAAAGGGACAATGGCGCACATTCTGTCCGGGTGTAAGATCGCATTGACACAGGGGAGGTACAGGTGGCGCCATGACAAGGTGTTGGCAGTGCTCGCAGACATCCTGGAGAAGGAAAGGGGGAAGAGACAACCAGCCAAAGCAAGACCACTGCTGAGCACCATCGCCTTCGTGAAAGAGGGCCAAAGACCTGTCGTCCGCAGCCAAGCCAGGCAGAATCTCCTGCAGTCAGCCCAGGGATGGGAAATGGAGGTTGACCTCGGGAGGAGACTCCACTTCCCTGAGGCGGTACTATCCACAACTCTAAGGCCCGACATCATTATGTGGTCTTTAGAGGGAAAGAAGATCATCTTGGTGGAGCTGACGGTACCGTGGGAGGAGGGTTGTGAGGAAGCTGCAGAGAGAAAAAATGGCAAATACCAGCAACTTGTCCAAGACTGCCGGGACAAGGGGTGGATAACATGGCTGATGACGGTGGAAGTCGGCTGTCGAGGATTCCCAGCTCAATCTGTGTGGAATCTGATGACAAAGGTTGGACTGAGAGGCCACTTGAGGAAAGCAGCCGTTCGTAGGCTGGGAGAAGCGGCAGAGAGAGCCTCCTGTTGGCTCTGGCACAAGAGGGAGGGCACAAGCTGGAAGCCTGGAGGAGAGGGGCAGTGACCTGGCCAGTCACTGCTGACCCGCCAACTGGAGGGTGTTGTGGTTAAGGGTCGAAACACCCAGTGAAGGCTGGAGACCACCTGATGACCTCTCTTCCAGGCCAAGGCTTCATCCATTAtaaatgggtgtaaattagcatCGTAGATGTATTATACAACTAAACTCTCTGGGCAACCAGTGACTTCCAGGAAAGTCTGGATGGCAACCGAGGAAGGTCGGTGACGCTGGAGAGACAGCTGACCTCCAGGAAAGTCTGGCGGGGTAACAGGGGCCAGCAACCCCTGTTGCAGCACTCGTAAGAGGGCACCAAGCAAGCTACAGAATCAACAAATGAGAAATACCCCCAGAGTCTCCCGAGAGGGGGGGAGGATGAGAGGCTCACCAGGACAGATTCAATGGCTACGACAAGGACAGTAATACAGACGCAGAGAAGGCTAAGACAAACTACCTTGACTGAGGAGGCACCAGAGTTGAAATGTAGTTGTGGAAGGATCTGCAAGGGCGTAAGAGGGCTCAAAATACATCAGAGCAAGTCAGCGTGTGGACGAGGACGGATGCATGCACACCGCTCAGACGAACCGTCTGGTGAGACGCAGGAGAATCCTAGGCAGGAAGCACACCATAGTCCTAGAGATCTCTCAGTGCTGGCAATCCCCCAAGATCACATAAGGAGAACCTCCAACGCCATTCCAGAAAGTCAACCCCAGCCAACGAAGGAAAGAATCAAGTGGCCAAAAATGAGTGATGGGAAGGAGTGGTCCATGTTAGATGAAGATCTGGACAAAGTCCTTGGAGCGGTTCAAGCAGGATCAGTGGAACGGAAGGTGGATTTACTAACAGCCATCGCCTACAATGTGGCAAAGGAAAGGTTTGGAACAGTACCAAGGAGAGAGAATAAAGCAAGACCAGAAAAGCAGGAcaacagaagagaaagaaagaTCAAACAGCTTAGGAAGGAGATCAAAACACTGAGGAAGCAATTCAAACTAGCAAGCACAGAAGAAAAGGAAGGAATAAAAGAGCTGACAGCTAGCCTCCGTGAGCAGCTCATTAGAACAAGAAGAGCAGAGAGGTTTAAACAGAGGCGGAAGAAGCAGGAAGCTGCACGAGCCCAGTTTATAAAGGACCCCTACCGCTTCACTAAATCACTTCTGGGGGAGGCGAGGTCTGGGACTCTAACAAGTTCCAAAGAGGAGGTGGAGCAGTCTGTTGAGGAGGCTTTCAGTGATCCTACAAGAGACGTTGCCCTGAAAGGGAATCATGGGCTGATTAACATCGATCCACCTACCACATCCCTCAGCACAGAGTGTCCATCATGGAGAGAGGTTCAAGAGGTAGTCAAGCACGCAAGATCATCTTCTGCTCCAGGTCCCAGCGGTATACcgtataaagtatataaaaaatgcCCTAAGCTTCTACGAAGGCTGTGGAAGCTTATGCGGGTGATTTGGGCCAAGGGAACCATTCCAATAAGCTGGAGAAGGGCAGAAGGGTGCTTTGTGCCCAAAGAACAGGGATCCACACAGATCAGCCAGTTCCGAACTATATCCCTACTTAGTGTGGAGGGAAAGATTTTCTTTGCTGTACTTGCGAAGAGAATGAGTGCTTACATGACCCTGAATGGATATATTGACACCTCTATTCAGAAGGGCGGTGTCAAAGGTTTCTCCGGGTGTTTGGAGCATACAGGGGTCCTCAGCCAACTTATCCAAGAAGCGAAGGAAAAGAAAGGCAGTCTAACAGTTGTCTGGCTTGACTTTGCAAATGCATATGGATCTATTCCCCATAACTTGATCCAAGTAGCTTTGGACTATTATCACATCCCGCATAATATCCAGGGCATGATCACAAGTTACCTGAGAGACATCAAGCTACGATTCCAGTCCGCCAAGTTTACAACAAAGTGGCAGCCAGTGGAGAAGGGGATAGTGACAGGATGCACAATCTCTCCTATCTTGTTCATCATGGGAATGAACCTGATCATCTCTGCAGCAAGTACAAAGTCAAAAGGGCCGAAGACCACAGCGGGATGTCAACAGCCAGTAATCAGGGCATTCATGGATGATCTTACTGTGATAACACCAACTCACGTGCAGGCAAGATGGGTCCTGGCAGAACTGGATCGCATGGCCACTTGGGCAAAGATGGTCTTTAAGCCCAAGAAATCAAGGAGCCTGGTGATCCAAAAGGGCAAAGCAACTGAAAGGTTCAAGCTACTTATACAAGGGGAAGTGATACCGAACATCCAGGGGAACCCGATTAGATGCCTTGGAAAGTGGTATGATGATTCCCTGTCAGACAAGAACAGCATCTCCAACACTGGAAAACAAGTTGAAGAATGGCTGAGGAAGATTGATAAGTCTGGCCTGCCTGGAAAATACAAGTGCTGGATCTACCAACATGGCCTGCTTCCGAGACTTATGTGGCTTCTCACTGTATATGAGGTGCTTCTATCAACTGTTGAAGAAATGGAGAGGAAGTTCAACAAGCACCTTAGAAGATGGTTGGGAATACCCCCAAGCTTTACATCCCTGGGGCTTTACATAAGGTCAGGCCAGCTCCAGCTTCCCCTGTCATCAGTGGTGGAGGAGTTTAAAGTCGCCAAGTGCAGACTGTCCTTGACATATAGGGACTCTCAAGACCAACTCACCAGGGAAGCAGGAGTTAGAACAAGATCTGGCCGTAAGTGGGCCGCCAGCACTGCAATTAACCTGGCAGAATGTTCTCTTAGGACCAAAGAAATCATTGGAAACCCTTGTACTGGAAGACAGGGTCTAGGAACAGCCCATTTCCAACAGTGGTCAAAGTCTAGCCCTAGGGAGAAGAGAACTATGACTCTGGATGAAGTCCGAAACCTTGAGGAAGACGGGAGAAGAGCAAAATCCATCGAGCTCGCAACTCAAGGCGCCTGGACGAGGTGGAACCTCCCCAAGAGAACAATCACATGGAGTGAACTGTGGCGGCTGGAGCCCTTCCGTATATCCTTTCTACTCAGAGCAGTGTATGACACCTTGCCAACCCCAGTTAATTTGCACAGGTGGGGGAGGAGGGAGGACCCAATGTGCAGGTTGTGTGGTGGAAAAGGGACAATGGCGCACATTCTGTCCGGGTGTAAGATCGCATTGACACAGGGGAGGTACAGGTGGCGCCATGACAAGGTGTTGGCAGTGCTCGCAGACATCCTGGAGAAGGAAAGGGGGAAGAGACAACCAGCCAAAGCAAGACCACTGCTGAGCACCATCGCCTTCGTGAAAGAGGGCCAAAGACCTGTCGTCCGCAGCCAAGCCAGGCAGAATCTCCTGCAGTCAGCCCAGGGATGGGAAATGGAGGTTGACCTCGGGAGGAGACTCCACTTCCCTGAGGCGGTACTATCCACAACTCTAAGGCCCGACATCATTATGTGGTCTTTAGAGGGAAAGAAGATCATCTTGGTGGAGCTGACGGTACCGTGGGAGGAGGGTTGTGAGGAAGCTGCAGAGAGAAAAAATGGCAAATACCAGCAACTTGTCCAAGACTGCCGGGACAAGGGGTGGATAACATGGCTGATGACGGTGGAAGTCGGCTGTCGAGGATTCCCAGCTCAATCTGTGTGGAATCTGATGACAAAGGTTGGACTGAGAGGCCACTTGAGGAAAGCAGCCGTTCGTAGGCTGGGAGAAGCGGCAGAGAGAGCCTCCTGTTGGCTCTGGCACAAGAGGGAGGGCACAAGCTGGAAGCCTGGAGGAGAGGGGCAGTGACCTGGCCAGTCACTGCTGACCCGCCAACTGGAGGGTGTTGTGGTTAAGGGTCGAAACACCCAGTGAAGGCTGGAGACCACCTGATGACCTCTCTTCCAGGCCAAGGCTTCATCCATTAtaaatgggtgtaaattagcatCGTAGATGTATTATACAACTACATATATACATTACTAATTCTGTGGTGGTTGTAATGTGTAAATTTAGTAGTGCTTGTAGAATGTGTCATTATATGATATATTACTCTTAGCAATATCTTAAATTTCAATTTTAGTGATAAATTATTGTAAcccttatttaattttagtttaattttggaATCTTATTTTACTTTAGCATAGCAATGGTTTCACTGAATATTAGGAGATTTCATTTCTGATTTCTGTTTTCTTGTAAAAGCTATTtcatttttttgattaaaaaactcTTGTTCATTTTAAATTGAACTGTATAGATATTTTAAGTAAAATGAACTGTTTTATATAGATCATAGTAATTATTCCTAATACATCTttttccaatatattgaatagtaatgtttttttaatacattttcataaaaaaaaaatcaattcatgGGGGTGAACATATAGGATTTTGAATTGTACAATATTCTTGCACCATGGTCATATTGTCTTGGTTGTCATATTGTATTGTATGGTCTTATTGGCCTATTGACAAAATTAATTCCGTTGTATTCAGTAAAGAGTAAAATCAATAATAAAGATAATACACTGGTCATTGTAGCACTTGGATTGACATTCTGCTGCTTAttgataattttaataatatttttcttgttgggcaaacaacaacaacaacaacaacaacaacacttaaGAAAAActggagagagaaaaaacataGCTAGATATATAAGTAGGGAATAGTATTTATGGAGCAGAAATATTATCAAAATAAGAGTTATAGGGAGtaaagaaagacaaaaacacaactgTATGATTTATTAATGTGGAGTTGTTCCCCCCTTTAACAGCCATAACAGTTACTTATATGTGAATGCTTTCTACTAAACTTTGGAGTGCTTTTGCTGTGATTTTTGCCCATTAATGCAGTAGAGTATTTGTGAGGTCAGGCTCTGATGTTGGACAAGAAGTCCTGCAGTGTTGGGGAgcaactagttacatgtaatggcattatgtattttaattacaaaataaatgtaactgtaatctgttacagttactgagaagaaatgtgtaattaaactgtaattacagttacttataaAACTCATCAGAGCTGGGCTTTAACAACAACACAGATTGTGTCCTGAGATTTCAGCAAGTGGCACTTTCCTGTACACTATTGGGGATGCAGAGAACTTGGTGAAATGTGCTGTGGGAAGCACTGCAAGATAGCTGCACATCAAGCAGGACAGAAAACATGGGGTGGATTCCAGAGTATTTTGGCCTCTACAGAAATTCTGTACACCATTAATGCtcaaaatagaaatttaaaaTACAAGACCACATTATGGACAAGGATATATGTGCATAACACAAACATGCCATCAGTCTACTCAGCACTGAATGCCTTGCATTT encodes:
- the LOC141343222 gene encoding uncharacterized protein → MHAHRSDEPSGETQENPRQEAHHSPRDLSVLAIPQDHIRRTSNAIPESQPQPTKERIKWPKMSDGKEWSMLDEDLDKVLGAVQAGSVERKVDLLTAIAYNVAKERFGTVPRRENKARPEKQDNRRERKIKQLRKEIKTLRKQFKLASTEEKEGIKELTASLREQLIRTRRAERFKQRRKKQEAARAQFIKDPYRFTKSLLGEARSGTLTSSKEEVEQSVEEAFSDPTRDVALKGNHGLINIDPPTTSLSTECPSWREVQEVVKHARSSSAPGPSGIPYKVYKKCPKLLRRLWKLMRVIWAKGTIPISWRRAEGCFVPKEQGSTQISQFRTISLLSVEGKIFFAVLAKRMSAYMTLNGYIDTSIQKGGVKGFSGCLEHTGVLSQLIQEAKEKKGSLTVVWLDFANAYGSIPHNLIQVALDYYHIPHNIQGMITSYLRDIKLRFQSAKFTTKWQPVEKGIVTGCTISPILFIMGMNLIISAASTKSKGPKTTAGCQQPVIRAFMDDLTVITPTHVQARWVLAELDRMATWAKMVFKPKKSRSLVIQKGKATERFKLLIQGEVIPNIQGNPIRCLGKWYDDSLSDKNSISNTGKQVEEWLRKIDKSGLPGKYKCWIYQHGLLPRLMWLLTVYEVLLSTVEEMERKFNKHLRRWLGIPPSFTSLGLYIRSGQLQLPLSSVVEEFKVAKCRLSLTYRDSQDQLTREAGVRTRSGRKWAASTAINLAECSLRTKEIIGNPCTGRQGLGTAHFQQWSKSSPREKRTMTLDEVRNLEEDGRRAKSIELATQGAWTRWNLPKRTITWSELWRLEPFRISFLLRAVYDTLPTPVNLHRWGRREDPMCRLCGGKGTMAHILSGCKIALTQGRYRWRHDKVLAVLADILEKERGKRQPAKARPLLSTIAFVKEGQRPVVRSQARQNLLQSAQGWEMEVDLGRRLHFPEAVLSTTLRPDIIMWSLEGKKIILVELTVPWEEGCEEAAERKNGKYQQLVQDCRDKGWITWLMTVEVGCRGFPAQSVWNLMTKVGLRGHLRKAAVRRLGEAAERASCWLWHKREGTSWKPGGEGQ